From Thermococcus barophilus MP:
TGAATACAACTACAACTCAAACGAGCTTGTTCTAAATGGACACATCATAGCTCTGCAGGGGCTTTACTATTACTGGCAGGTAACCCATGACGAAAAAGCCTGGCTGCTTTTCCAAAGGGGTGTTCAGGCTGTGAGAAATGCACTCCCTATATTTGATACAGGCTCATGGTCAAGATATTCAAACATTCACGGAGACGCCAGCGAGTTCTATCACCGTCTGCATATTAGACTCTTGAAGTGGCTCTATGATGTTACCGGGGACAAATACTTCCTTGAATATGCAAGAAAATGGAACGACTACCTCATGATTAGAGGTCTGAAACCAGAAAAGATTTAGGTGGGCAAATGAGGGAGAAAGCTTTAATCTTGGTCTTTATGCTGCTAACATCTTCTCTCTTTGCTATATATGAAAATGCAGAAAATCGAATTTCAGCTCAAACAGAGGATCCAGAGCTTATCGCTCTTCTGCAAGAGAACGAGAATGTTGTGCTTGGCAACTTCATTTCATTTCTCAGCGCCGTGAATCCTCTTTACTTAATCTCAAGTTTTGAGGCCTCTTATCCCCTTTTAGTGTTTTCAAAGATAAAGCTAACCCCAGAGAGAAATAAAATCTTAAAAGCAACACTAAGAGCAAACAATGAATTCTATTCTCACTATTTATCGCCGCTCAAAAGCTTCTATGCAGTTTCATTTACAAGCTCCGCACCGTATAATAGCGTATTTCTTGCAAACTCAAGCTTCAAAAGTGCCTTGCCCTATGTACACTACAACTTCAGAGGATTAGTTCTTTATCCAGTTACAGCACTTCACTGGGCCGATGTCTATTTCCAGATGGGTAAAGAAGAGAATGCCATGGAGATATTAAGGGAACTTCAGTCGTATTTAGTCACGAAGAATTACCAGGGATTAGAATACGCAGTTTTTGAGAACTACTTCCACTTCGAGAACTCTTCAATTCCCTGGATTTCAGGCTATGCTCAAGGATTAGGTGCTGGTCTGTATGCAAGAGCTTACAACATCACAAAAAACGAGAGCTACCTAAGAACTGCCCAGCTCCTAATGAACTCATTCAGAATTCCTTACAGCAAAGGAGGATTTATTGTGAATTCAACCTATGGACTTTGGATTTTGGAATATGCCTACAACTCAAACGAACTTGTGCTGAATGGGCATATAATAGCCCTCCAGGGTGTTTACTACTATTGGGAAATCACAAACGACACCTATGCAAAATGGGTTTTTGATGAAGGGATAAAAGCTGTGGAAAAAGCTCTTCCAGACTTTGATGAAAACGGATGGAGCCTGTACTCAAACATTCATGGCAGAGCTATGAAAAATTACCACGAACTCCACATCCAGCTTTTGGAATGGCTCTATGAAAAAACAAAGAATGAAAAATTTAAAGAATACGCAGAAAAATGGAGAAAATCACTCCAAAATGTGAGGTAGCGCTCTAATCACTGGCAGGCTTATTAAGATTCCTCCAATTATATCCACGGCACTTTGAACTGCATTTGGGATCGCTATCACAAGCCAAAATGGAATGTGGAACCACTCTTCAATCTTTGGAATAACCTGCTCCCTCGGAATGCCGAGCCATATTGGAAGCGCATAATAGTAGTTCAGTCCAACCATGAGAGGTATCCTAATCGCAATGCTGATCAGATAAGCAGAAACGATAAATGCAATGAGCTGCTTTTCTGTATAACTGTCGGGACTGAATTTTGTAAGTTTTTTCGCAGTCTCAAGACCTAAGATTACGCTGAGCGTTGCAAAGAACTTCATGCTGGCACCGAGCCATGATGCTGGAGACACTATGCTGAGTCCAATGAAGAGCAACGCTAAGGATACCAAGGAACTTGCAAAGCCCAATAAGAGATAAACAACAACTATTGGTATTGCAACTAAGTCTATCGTCATTCCCCACTGAGTTGGCACTTTGAGTGGAGAAACATTTAGCATTAAACTGAGAGCCAGCATTATTCCGATTAGAGCTATCTCCCTTGATTTCATTCACACCACCATTACCAGTTTTGTTCCATAATTTATAAAATTTTGTTCCAAAAATAGAACAATTAAATGGAACACATTTGAGAAGCAAATCCTTTATAGTCCCTTGAACGAGTTTTCATAGGTGGTTCGAAATGAGAATTCCAGAAGATGTTAGAAAGGACATTCCCCTTACACAGGAAGTTATATATTTCGACAATACCGCCACAAGTTTGACCCCAATTCCTGTTGTCAAAGCTATGGACGAGTACTACCTCAAATACAGGGCGAACGTTCACAGGGGTGTTCACAAGCTTTCTCAAATGGCAACGCACAAATACGAGGAATCAAGAAAAATCGTTGCAGACTTCATTGGTGCAAAATTCGAAGAGATAGTTTTCACAAAAAACACAAGTGAAAGCCTAAACTTGGTTGCCCTTGGACTGGAATGGAAGAAAGGAGACAGAATAGTGACAACACCCTACGAGCACCACTCCGACCTGCTTCCATGGCAGAGGGTTGCGAGAAAGTACGGAGCAAAGCTTGAGAT
This genomic window contains:
- a CDS encoding D-glucuronyl C5-epimerase family protein; this translates as MREKALILVFMLLTSSLFAIYENAENRISAQTEDPELIALLQENENVVLGNFISFLSAVNPLYLISSFEASYPLLVFSKIKLTPERNKILKATLRANNEFYSHYLSPLKSFYAVSFTSSAPYNSVFLANSSFKSALPYVHYNFRGLVLYPVTALHWADVYFQMGKEENAMEILRELQSYLVTKNYQGLEYAVFENYFHFENSSIPWISGYAQGLGAGLYARAYNITKNESYLRTAQLLMNSFRIPYSKGGFIVNSTYGLWILEYAYNSNELVLNGHIIALQGVYYYWEITNDTYAKWVFDEGIKAVEKALPDFDENGWSLYSNIHGRAMKNYHELHIQLLEWLYEKTKNEKFKEYAEKWRKSLQNVR
- a CDS encoding membrane protein is translated as MKSREIALIGIMLALSLMLNVSPLKVPTQWGMTIDLVAIPIVVVYLLLGFASSLVSLALLFIGLSIVSPASWLGASMKFFATLSVILGLETAKKLTKFSPDSYTEKQLIAFIVSAYLISIAIRIPLMVGLNYYYALPIWLGIPREQVIPKIEEWFHIPFWLVIAIPNAVQSAVDIIGGILISLPVIRALPHILE